The sequence below is a genomic window from Nicotiana tomentosiformis chromosome 6, ASM39032v3, whole genome shotgun sequence.
ATTTATTTACTGGGTCTAAATTAAACTTTTGAACTGTGTGTGTTTGgtataaaggaaaatatttttttgaaatataagtgttttttatttttatttttcagtatTTGATTAGGTAGTAAAAGTATTTTTGAATAATGTATAATTTAGGCAAACAATATATGAGACGACATGGGTAAGGGCGGGGAGGGTGGTAGGTCGGAGCCTAAGGGCAGGAGTGGCAGTGGCGAGGGGTGGGCGCGCGATGGGCGCTGGGGAGGGGGTGGGTGGTGGGGGTGAGGGTGAGGGtgagggtgggggtgggggtgtgGTACGGAATAGGATGGGAAGATCGAGAAAGagttatgaaaatatttttccttcttttggtAAGAAAGTTATTTTTCCCCAATTTGAGTAAAATAAGTTTAGgagaaaaatatttataaatattttttcgaaatacttaagccaaccaaacataaaaaataaaaaaatatttttcaaataatattttccaGTTGTCCTATTTGGATATGAATAAAATTTTAGGCTGTTTTTGAATTTTGTGAGTAATCTAAagtgaaaatttttaaaaataatttttttggagtttttcaagttttcgaaaaattccgaaattcatcTTCGAGTGAAAATCGAAAATTTCATGGCCAAacattgatttcgaaaaaaaaaaaaaaatccaaaaaaaaaaaagaagaatctTTTGTATGGCCAAACGGCTCGtagtttttcttttcttcaatACACGTTCATTCGAAAGAGAATCAACGTTATTTTTCACTTAccttgtttgaccaaaaagtataactttcggcTAAACTATTAGATTTATGTAATAACGGATTAAATCCAGTTAGTGATAATAACTCTAGATACAAATTTTAAAAACGAGTGTGAGAAGGGACATACCCAGTGAAACGTTGACAATGATAGGCACAAAAGGTGCATAAAGAATGAGCAATAATGGAGATGTAACtaacaataaatagcaataaatgacatttaagtaaataagaggaatgattcacccaataaaggatggaTTTGACGAatgttcctcctgacaatgatgaatgacagataaaTCCAAGATTTGTTcgaattattctcggatctggTGTAAAAGTATGGAAGAATATGGgcaagaatcttgataaaaagaTAGTCTTTGTATATttacaagagagagaatcttcttTTGAAAAGTGTTTTTATCAAGTGAATATTATATGCCTTTCTCCTTCTCtatcttattatttatttgagACATATCTTTAGCAAACCCTAATAATACAAGTGCAATTCCCtttaatattttatttcaaaaattagCCGTTACTGCTTTATCTGCAGTGTTCGATCTCAGTCATTATTGACATCTCGACCATGAGTCTTGCTGCTCTCTCCGACCTCGACTGACTCTCTCCTCGATGCTATATCACCTAAATAATCTAGGGCGAATTTTGTCCTATACAGAACTCTTATCGGTAGATTAGCTACATCTTTCTTTTCCGACCTTTTAAAGATTGTTAAATAAAGTAAGTCTTTTATGAATATCTAAATGAAATAAGAAGTGGAAAATATGTTCTTGAGGTGGTTTAatgaaagagaaaaaggaaacaaATTAAAGGGTGATGAGTGGGTCAGCAAAGGAGATTGTGGAGAAGGTGGGTTAGGATGGGTTCTCCACTTGAAACGTTGAATGATGATATCTTTGAAATCTTATATATTATAAAATGCTAGTGGAAACTTAAGCTTTGCTATTGTTTATATCGCTAATAAACCTAGGTTCTTGTTCATTATCATTTTTTAAATTACTTTTAATTTATGTCATCAACCAACCTTATATTGTCAACATCCATCTTTTTGCTTCTCCCTTTCCCCtcctagttttttttttttttttaatttataaatgtGAAGCGTTGAGATTATAAAAACTAAATGTATCTTGGGAGAATATTTCTTTGCAGTAAAGATTTTATTTTATCTACCAATAGTTGACTCAGAATGTGTAAGATTTCTTTTATAAATTGATACCACTAGACATATCATATATCCGGTACAATCTATGGAAATAAATCATTGCACTAAGTTTTCGTTAGGCGCACGTCCACATTCAATCTATTATGCAATCTTACCTTACATTTTGCCAAAGGTTGTTTTCATTATTTGTACTAGTGACCTCCTGATCACACGAGAACTAACTCTTAGCGTTACACGAAGGTTTTCCTTTAATGGCAATATGTatgcttttgttttcttttatgaTAAATTCATATTTTTATAGCTGGtactacctccgttccagtttatgtgaatctattttctttttggtctgttccaaaaagaatgacccttttctaaatttagaaacaactttgcttaaacttataattatacccttaatgagaagcttttataatcacacaaatattctaggcccctttttgaattgtttaggaccacaaattttaaaagtctttattttttcttaaacttcgtgcccagtcaaacaggttcacataaattgaaacggaaggagtacTAGTTTTGTTCCGGTGAGAAGATGTGATTCTTTTGTCTCACATACTAATATTGTCAAACAAATTGAAGAGAGGTAAGAATTGATAAATACTACTGTAAAGAAGTCCTGTCAAATTTTTCTAAAGGCACAATTAGTGTTAAGAAGTTGAcaagaaaagggaaaaaaaggTACGCAGATGAAacacaacataaagcaaatagagGCAAATTGCATTAAGCATGATTAAGAGCATTTAATAGGTGCAAACATGATTTTGATGAAGTCTTATCACAAAGTCAAAGTGTGATCAGAAAACCATTTGCTACTCGATAGGTATTTAATGACTTAGTTAAGTGACAGAAAAGAAGATTTAACTTGCATTAAAAGCAGCTGACTTTTGAAGGGTTAAAATCAGCCACTTCAACCTAATTTTGGACCCACAAAACCATGGTAGAATAACCCTCATTAAATTTGTACATAGCAGTAAATGGAAAGAGTTATTAATATATTTAGTCAAGCCCACCTAAAACACCAAGCCGACAATAAATGTTGTGTTTTAGTAGCCTTTGCATTTGCAACCACCCCACCTTGCTAAATAAATATATAGTTAATCCTTTTTTTTTACTGCTTTTTACTCTGCTCAGATCGGTAAAATAATTATTCTCAAACTTGGATAAAGAATAAGGATTAAAGTAGCTGtcaattaatttaaaaataatcatttttaatgatttatctcaataattaattaatttaagaaTGTGTTACATTCATACTTGGGTGCAATATTAATTTTTAAAGAGGTCCATCTAAAAGTGAGCATAAAGAATTTATATAGAAATTTGGTATAGCTAATGccaattgattttggaatttggatGATGATGTAGTTGATTAACATTTACCTCTAATTTGTATATTCTATATTAAATTTTAAGAACATTcgcttatttttatttattaaaagttGCTTAAGCCTGAAAGCTATCCTTGTCATGTAATATCGTCGTGAGACAGAAAAAAATGAATAGTGAATGTGCATAGTAACTAAAATCTCTCACATAGTAATAAATTTACATTAAAATATTAGATTGGTCCATTTCTTGAATTTATGTTAAGCATATATTGAGTTATGGAATATTATCTGTAATTCTATTAAACTGCATTGATCGTATATCTATATCATGTCACAAAAACTTGAAGAAGAATACTATAAAAACTGATACAATTGATTTTGGTTTAGAATTACATAAAAGTCAAAGCAAATCGAAACAGTAAACGTTCTACACGCTAGAAGATTATTGAGCCTACTCAGTGAGACgagaaaataaaaacaaaaataaaggagAATGCAGAAAGCTTCAGTAAGTGGCAAAATGCGGGCAGCCACGTGTCATAAACTGATGGTTTTCACCAAACACTAATACTCAGGATCCAACGGTGATCGTGGCACATTTTCCTAGACGTATTAACTGGGCTGCGATCTTTGACTTTTTCGATTGCTAACAGAATAACATTCAACTGATCCGCTCACTCGCTCTAGTAGGACGTGAACAATACCAACCCCTCCGCCTTACTATTATTGTCTAATTTTTTCTttagtatctattttttttttttaatttttttttttacatatgcGAACGAACGGGGAGGGAAAATGGGTAGAGAATTACAGGGTCAGActtcaacaacaaatacaataatTTATGCAACCAACTAGTAGAGCTACTCAGATTTTCCCCCTCTTTAGTATTTCAACAAATACCTTCCAAAGACAAATTGTCTGTTTacattagattttttttttataaatacttTCAGAAAAATTGTGTTTGGATTACCCAAAGGAAAAAGATATTTCCCAAAACTGTGGATTTGGTCAGGTTTTAGGTTTTGATTCAAAGCATATCGTAAAATTGTAACCTTTATTTCGATTGGGAATGGGCCAAAATTCCTGGGATAAGCTTAACATTGGGAATACGGCATATATTAACATAATAAGAGCATTTCATACTAACCCTtggattaaaattttaattaaaaaatttatttttgacTATATTAAAACGAAATAACATATGTGGTCAAAGACCAACCGTctatatagaatttggaaaaaaCATATGATCCCTTTTCTCCgtcctttttttattttcttgggTCAAAGTTACCGTATCTAAATTCATAGGGTAAAAGATGAAAAGCATTAGTACTACTTATTGTGTCCTTTTCATGTTCTTTTATTAGAGTTCCGATTTATGTAACGTTTACAAACAACTTACACCTACAAATGCAAAGTCTTTTAAAGTACTTTGCCAAGCTTGTTAAGAAGAGTTGAAGTAAATGAATATTATCAAAAATAGTCTAAATATAATGTAGATCATTTAGAATCAAATAGACTTAAATGGGGTGGAAGTACGAATGCGTCATATATTCAATTACAATTTGAGACTAAAACATGAACAATGTTTATCCAAGATGTTTTGTATTGCAAAATTTTGCCACTTTAGATCAAGAAAAACAAACTATTAGCTAAAAGCCAATAGAATAAGTAGAAATAGATCTAAGATTTAAAGATAGTGGTTACACCACTTGATATATAGGCATATTTtctcagtatatatatatatataaagaagttTGTATTGAAGTATGTAAAAGTACATACTATTACTAAAATGTCTATGGTAATAGAGATAGACATATTACTTGTTTACATTTTGTGGTTCGAGTCTATAAACTTACATATTGTAATAAATTATTCGTCTATTTCATTTTACgtgaaataattttattattagttCGTTAAAacataatatatttatatttgaaaagaattTAACTTCATAACTCTCATTCTTAccgtttttaatttttttttaaagctATATAAATATGTATAACATATTTCAGGCCATAAGTTCAAAAGACTAATAAccagataaaaaaaaaattgtttttctAAATTTGTTTCGAATCAAATTACGTCAAGAAGGAAGAAACTTGTTACCTAGAGTGTTGAATTTGGCTGTAATAGTCAGGGGTCAGGGATAGGGTGACGTTTTGGAGTTAAAGTCAGGGTGGGTGGGGTCAGTGTCTGCAGTCTAGGTCCAGAGCTTCACGTCAACGCCTCCCACACACTAAATGCCGAAAATTAAAACGAAAACcggaaaattggaacatgaaattgttAGAATAACCAAACAAATGACCAAACGCCAAAAGTTgttactatactatactatactttTATTACAACTTATATTTCAAACATACACCTCCTCCCACCCAAAAGTCAACGCCTCTCTCTCCTTCACCTCTTCTTTTTCTGCtcatttctcccatttttctctcTTCCCACTTTACACAAATGAATCTTTGAGGGCTTTTTGAAAGGTTTTAACAAAAccgcaaaatctgaaatttctcTTTAGCTCTATTGGTTTTAGAGGCTTATTCTTTAAATGGGTAACGGCGTAGGAAAGCTCAGTGTCTGCTTCACCAGCGGCGGTGCCGTCGAGTCCCGTCGCCGGAAGGATTTTCCCTTAATGATTTCTGACCCACTTGAAGACCTGGGTCACTCCTTCTGCTACGTCAGGCCCGACCCAACCCGAATTTCATCTTCCAAGGTTCACTCCGAGGAGACCACCACTTTCCGGTCAATCTCCGGTGCCTCCGTCAGCGCCAACACCTCCACGCCGCTGTCCACGGCGTTCGTCGATCTGTATTCTTACAACAGCATCGATAGGTCTTCGGCCTTTGAGGGGTCCACGTCCTTTGCTTCAATACCTCTTCAGCCAATTCCAAGAAACTCCTCTATCCACTCCGGCCCGCTTTCGACTTCGGGCATTATTTCGGGTCCCGGCCCGCTTGAACGTGGCTTCATGTCCGGCCCgattgagaggggatttcaatcGGGCCCCCTCGATCGTGGTCTTTATTCGGGCCCTCTTGAAAGAAGCTATTGTCCTGATCAGTTCCAAAGAAGTTATTCACATGGTTTTGCTCTTCGATCCAGAGCAAGAAAAGGGTCTTTTATCCGGGTCCTCCAAAGAGCTATTTCAAAGACCTTATCAAGAGGTCAAAATTCAGTTGTTGCACCGATTAAAGGGTCAATTTCAGTGAAAGAAAGTGATTGGATAGTGGGTTCTGAGAAGCAGAACGAATTGACAATCAGCAGTGTGAACTTCAGCAGTGAGTGCAGCTTGGATGATGATGACTCGTTAGAAAATCAGAATCTTCAGTGGGCTCAAGGGAAAGCTGGTGAAGATCGTGTTCATGTTGTAGTTTCTGAGGAACATGGTTGGGTTTTTGTTGGGATTTATGATGGATTTAATGGTCCTGACGCACCTGATTTTTTAGTAACTAATTTGTACCCAGCTGTTCACAAAGAACTCAAGGGATTGTTGTGGGATGACAAGTCAGATTCATCTAATACTGATAATAGTACAATCCCAGCTTCGAGTTTGGAAgtgaaagaagaaccaaatcagATTTGTGATGATGATTTTACAAGAGATAGGACTAAAGATGGTTGTTCAAGATGTGTTGAACAAGAGAATTATCCTTCAGCAAGAGAGGATCTTTGTTTCGATTCGCGGTTAAAGAAAAAGAGGGGGAAGATTTCAAAGAGTAAGTACAGAGGATTAGCAAAGAAATGGGAAGAAAATCAGAGGAGGTGGCGGTGCGAATGGGATAGGGAAAGATTAGAGCTTGATAGGAGATTGAAGGAGCAGCTGAATGGAAATGGTTCTAATGGATCAGGATCAGTTAATCATGCAGATGTATTGAAAGCTCTTTCTCAAGCATTGAAGAAAACAGAGGAGGCATATTTAGATCTAGCTGATAGGATGGTTATGGAGAATCCTGAATTAGCTTTGATGGGTTCTTgtgttcttgttatgttaatgAAAGGAGAGGATGTTTATGTGATGAATGTAGGAGATAGTCGAGCTGTGTTAGCTCAGAAGAAGGAGCCTAATCTCTGGAGCCAAGATTTGGAGCGGATCAATGAAGAGACTTTGAATGATCTTGAGCTTTTAGATGGTGATGAGTCGAACAGTATACCTAATTTAACTGCTAGTCAGCTTAGTACAGATCACAGCACATCCGTGGAAGAGGTATGCTAATCTAGTTTTAGGTTTTAGATGTCTTTTAGGCTTATAAAGTTCTTTGTGATCTATCcttgataaaaaataaaaaaaatccttTTTCCCGATTGATTGGTTAACTTGATTTGTTATGTTGTGTTTCAGGAAGTTCAAAGAATAAGAAGTGAACATCCAGATGATGCATGTGCTTTGATGAATGACCGCGTGAAAGGTTCTTTGAAGGTTACCCGGGCTTTTGGTGCTGGTTTCCTCAAGCAGGTACTATGGAATATTAGCTTTTCTAGCTTGTTTACAAGTCAACCCTTGAGAATATAGTGGGGAAAAAAGATGTGTTTTTGATTCCCTTTCTGCTTGTGAAAGAATGCTAGCTTTATTCACAGCATATTTCTCGAATTGATATTTCTTGTTGAGAACAAAGTTTATGCTTTTTCATAAACCTTTTCAACACATGGCAAAAGCTACTTTTCTCTCTAATTTGAAGGCATATTCGGCAAGATGTTACTTGTTAGCATCGTTGTGTTGTTCCTGTGATCAAACATTTTGCATTTAGCAACTTCTTTTGCTATTCACCTTAAAAGCATGGACAATTTacttccaatttttttttttgtctaaCGATTAAAAAACAGAACTAAAATTTGAATGTTTCTTCTTTCACTTCTGAAGTGCCATTTGCTGGCTACAGGACATTATGCTAAAGGTTCAATTGGCATCTAAAATACAATGCTCTTTTCTGTTAAGGACCTATTGGTTGTTTGCTATCAGAATGTGATGCACCCCTTAATCAGATTAATACTGGTTAAGAACTTATAAACCACAACAGAATAACTGTTTTATCCCCAACAGCATTATAGTTTGTCAAACACCATTATCATGTTAGAGATAGTCGAATTGCTGAATCAATTCTAACATATCCTCTGCTTTTGACTCTTTACTTATGCTCGACTATATAACTAACTTTAAACTGCTCACTCTCCTGCAGCCTAAATGGAACAATGCGCTTCTGGAGATGTTCAGAATTGATTATATTGGAACTTCTCCCTACATCAGTTGTCTACCGTCTCTCCAGCATCACAGATTAGGGCCGAGAGACAGGTTTTTGATACTGTCATCTGATGGGCTTTATCAGTACTTCACAAATGAAGAAGCTGTTTTAGAAGTTGAACATTTCATCTCATGGTCACCAGATGGAGATCCTGCACAACATCTTATTGAGAAAGTATTGTTTCGCGCGGCCAAAAGAGCTGGTAATTACTTTTACATATGCAAAATGCTTGAATTGGTCCTAGGGGGGGGAAGATGTAATTTATCAGAGAACTAGTCTGAAGTCTGAACTGTGTGATTGTGTTTCATTTCAGGTTTGGAGTTTCACGAGTTGCTTGAAATTCCACAAGGGGATAGACGCCGGTACCATGATGACGTTTCAATTATTGTTATTTCTTTGGAGGGGAGAATATGGAGATCCAGTGCATAAGTAGGAAAAAAAAGTTAAGAAGATAAAATGGTATAGAGCTATTCAAAATGACAATCCAACATCCAATTTTTGTTCTTTCCTTGTCACCATTTTGTAAAATAGCAGCTAAGCCCTGGAACCAGTGATGTCTTAGTTGTAAAATGTACTGGTGATGGGATTGTAAAGGTGTTTACATCAACTTTTTGTCCGTTTATAAGCTGTCATATAAATTGTAATTTCTCTAATAAATGACATCTCTAAGAAATTA
It includes:
- the LOC104115964 gene encoding probable protein phosphatase 2C 4 yields the protein MGNGVGKLSVCFTSGGAVESRRRKDFPLMISDPLEDLGHSFCYVRPDPTRISSSKVHSEETTTFRSISGASVSANTSTPLSTAFVDLYSYNSIDRSSAFEGSTSFASIPLQPIPRNSSIHSGPLSTSGIISGPGPLERGFMSGPIERGFQSGPLDRGLYSGPLERSYCPDQFQRSYSHGFALRSRARKGSFIRVLQRAISKTLSRGQNSVVAPIKGSISVKESDWIVGSEKQNELTISSVNFSSECSLDDDDSLENQNLQWAQGKAGEDRVHVVVSEEHGWVFVGIYDGFNGPDAPDFLVTNLYPAVHKELKGLLWDDKSDSSNTDNSTIPASSLEVKEEPNQICDDDFTRDRTKDGCSRCVEQENYPSAREDLCFDSRLKKKRGKISKSKYRGLAKKWEENQRRWRCEWDRERLELDRRLKEQLNGNGSNGSGSVNHADVLKALSQALKKTEEAYLDLADRMVMENPELALMGSCVLVMLMKGEDVYVMNVGDSRAVLAQKKEPNLWSQDLERINEETLNDLELLDGDESNSIPNLTASQLSTDHSTSVEEEVQRIRSEHPDDACALMNDRVKGSLKVTRAFGAGFLKQPKWNNALLEMFRIDYIGTSPYISCLPSLQHHRLGPRDRFLILSSDGLYQYFTNEEAVLEVEHFISWSPDGDPAQHLIEKVLFRAAKRAGLEFHELLEIPQGDRRRYHDDVSIIVISLEGRIWRSSA